A section of the Candidatus Cloacimonadota bacterium genome encodes:
- a CDS encoding YjbQ family protein, with product MRSYRKELWFHTDKRREFVNITPQVEDCLRESGIREGLCLVNPMHITASVFINDDEGGLHQDFERWLERLAPEKPHSQYAHNGYEDNADAHLKRQIMGREVVVAVTEGKLDLGTWERIFYGEFDGMRRKRLLVKIIGE from the coding sequence ATGCGCAGCTACCGCAAGGAACTGTGGTTCCACACCGACAAACGCAGGGAGTTCGTGAATATCACCCCCCAAGTGGAGGACTGCCTGCGCGAAAGCGGCATCAGGGAAGGTTTGTGCCTGGTGAATCCCATGCATATCACCGCCTCCGTGTTCATAAATGATGACGAAGGTGGCCTGCATCAGGATTTTGAGAGATGGCTGGAACGCCTTGCCCCCGAAAAACCACACTCGCAATATGCCCACAACGGCTATGAGGACAATGCCGACGCGCACCTCAAGCGCCAGATAATGGGTCGTGAGGTGGTGGTGGCGGTTACGGAGGGAAAGCTGGACCTCGGCACCTGGGAAAGGATCTTCTATGGTGAATTCGACGGCATGCGCCGCAAGCGCCTGCTGGTGAAAATCATCGGTGAATAA